In the Entelurus aequoreus isolate RoL-2023_Sb linkage group LG16, RoL_Eaeq_v1.1, whole genome shotgun sequence genome, CCGTCCACGGAGCTGAGGGCCAGCACGGCTATGGACTTCATGCTGGGGACGAGCCAGGCGGCCAAGTGGAAGTACTGCGAGTAGCCGGCGATGGCCTCGTTGCCCCACTTCATGGCGGCCGCCAGGAACCAGGTGAGCGACAGGATGACCCACCAGATGGAGCTGGCCATGCCGAAGAAGTAGACCAGCAGGAAGACGAGCGTGCACAGCGCGGGCCCGGTGGTCTCGTAGTGCACGTGCTCCACGCCGTGCGCGCGCGTGCACGCCACCTGCTcgtgcccggccaccaggcgcacGATGTAGCCCCCCGACACGAAGAGGTAGCAGGCGGCCAGGAAGATGATGGGTCTCTCCGGGTACTTGAAGCGCTCCATGTCGACGAGGAAGGTGGCCACGGTGGTCAGCGTGGACACGAAGCACAGCACCGACCACAGGCCGATCCAGAAGGCCGTGAAGGTGCGCTCCTCCGGGCTGAAGAAGGGGCTGTGGCACGACATGGCGCAGTCGGGGATCTGAGCCGTGCTCACCCGGCCGAGGAGCGGGTGCGCGGCGCCCGGCAGGCGGACCAGCGGAGCGCGGCAGCGGCAGCCTTGCTCGCAGGGGGGCTCGGCGGGCTTGTGCTTGGCGAAGCCGCCCTTCTTCCGCGGGCTGTACGGCTTCAGCGGCCGGTTGGTGGGCTTGGCCAGCACCGGCGACACGGCCGTGGTGGCCGCCGCCGCCGCGCTCTGGCTCTGGTTGTAGTCCATGCACAGCAGGTCCTGCTGGCCCTGCTCCGGCAGCAGCTCGCACCTCATGCGGTCCGGCCACGGGAAGCCGTATTGCCTCATAAGAGGCGCGCAGCCGGCTTTAGCGCGCTCGCACACGCCCCGGCACGGCGGCAGCGGCTTCTTGTAGTCCTCCAGGCAGATGGGCGTGTACATGCTGCACAGGAAGAAGCGCAGGTCCGGCGAGCACTTGATCTCCACCAGCGGCCAGAACTGGTGCACCTCCAGGCCGGCCTCGTCCTGCGTGTCGTGGTTGAACTGGTTGGGCATGTACGTGTGGTTGTAGCCGATGCCCTTGCACAGCGGCACGGAGATCTCCTGGCACTGCAGCTGCTTGGCCCCCCAGCAGACGGACTGCTGCACCACCACCAGGGTGAAGAGCGCGCACCAAGCCGGGAGGAGCCGCCCCTCCATCGCTCCGAGGGGGTCTCGCTGGGCCACCTGGTCCCGATCAGTCCACGAAGCTTGAGGTAAAAGTCATGCTCAGGTCCGAACTCACTCTGTTGTGTGTctaatgtgtgtgtaaaaatgtgtgtgtgtgtgtgtgtgctcctcagTGGCTCCACGCACGCTGTCTGCGCGGTGGGCGGGCTGAGCTTTATAGAGGAGACGATAGGCCACGCCCCCAGGAGGGTCCCGGAGGGAGGGGGTAAGTCAATGATGTTAATAACCATGTGGAGGTCAATACACAAAATAAGTCTTACTGTAAGTAAATCCTAATCGAGAATATTCACTCATTGTGAGCATTTTGACCCAAGTCAGTCAGTATAAGCAGAATAATCCCCATATTGTATGTCCAATATCATCCAAATGGTCTTGCTTTGCTTGTATTGGAAAATGAAATGAATTGACTATAAACAAGATATTTTATACTACAAAAAAAATAGTCAGCTATGAAACCAATTTAGATTATTTGTTCAgatcaagggtccccaaactttaaaaaaaaaataaaaaaatgtttttcaattttaattttttttcttaatctgttctttctaatccattttctaccgcttgttactcttggtgtctcctagccgctcaggcaaatcatccatccgtccatccgttttctaccgcttattcccttcggggtcgcggggggcgctggagcctatctcagcgacaatcgggcggaaggcggggtacaccctggacaagtcgccccctcatcgcagggccaacacagatagacaagacaacattcacactcacattcacacactagggccaatttagtgttgccaatcaacctatccccaggtgcatgtctttggaggtgggaggaggccggagtacccggagggaacccacgcaatcatattgtctaaaaatgcattttcccatcagtaacgtgacatcatcgcgccgcagtgcagtatatatatatatatatatatatatatatatatatatatatatatatatatatatatatatatatatatatatatatatatatatatatatgtatgtatgtgtgtgtgtgtgtgtgtgtgtgtgtgtgtgtgtatgtatgaatgtgtatatatatatatatatgtatatatatatatatatatatgtatatatatatatatgtatatatatatgtgtatatatatatatatatatatatatatatatatatatatatatatatatatatatatatatatatatatatgtatgtatatatatatatatgtatatatatatatatatatgtatatatatatgtgtatatatatatatatatatatatatatatatatatatatatgtatatgtatatatatatatatatatatatatatatatatatatatatatatatatatatatatgtatatgtatatacacatatatatatatatatacatacatatatatatatatatatgtatatatatatgtatatatatatatatatgtatatatatatatatatatacacatatatatatatatatacatacatatatatatatgtatatatatgtatatatatatgtatatatatatatatatgtatatatatatacatatatatatatatatgtatgtatatatatatatatatgtatatatatatgtatatatgtatatatatatatatgtatatatatatgtatatatatatgtatgtatatatatatatatatatatatatatatatatatatatatatatacatatatatatatatacatatatatatatatatatatacatatatatatatatatacacattcatacatacacacacacacacacacacacacacacacacacacacacacacacatacatatatatatatatatatatatatatatatatatatatatatatatatatatatatatatatatatatatatatatatatatatatatgtatgtgtatgtatatgtatatgtatatatatatgtatgtatatatgtatgtatatgtatgtatatatgtatgtatatatatatatatatatatatatatatgtgtatatgtttatacatatataaatatactgtatgtgtatgtatatgtgtatatatatatatatatacatacatatatatatatatatatatacacatacatatatatacacatatatatatatatatatatatacacatatatatatatatgtatatatatatatatatatatgtgtatatactgtatatatatatatatatatatatatatatatatatatatatatatatatatgtgtgtgtatatatatatatatatatatatatatatatatatatatatatatatatatatatatatatatatatatatatatatatatatatatatatgtgtgtgtatatatatatatatatatataaaaaaaaatatatatatatatatatatatatatatatgtatatgtatatgtatatatatgtatatgtatgtatgtatatgtatgtatgtatgtatgtgtatatgtatgtatatatatatatatatatatatatatatatatatatatatatatatatatatatatatatatatatatacatttttttaccgcttatccctttcggggttgctggagcctatctcagctgcattcgggcggtaggcggggtacaccctgggaccaccatatactatatgtatataatgtatatatgtatataccataTACTGTATGCCAATTTTTTTAACCCGATGCAGCCCctgtgtcaaaaagtttggagacccctggttcAGCTAGTTTATCTTCACTCTTTCACTgactttttaatatttattaaaacattATCTATGTACTTTGAGGCCTAAATTGATCACATTTAAACCATTCGAATGgctaaattaaaaaacatattaatagtacagtagtattggccactaaacgagaccaaaccaatcagagctctCTGTTCAGTAtcctggccactgattggctcagcctcaggcagcattagtaTATTGGTAAACAGGTGTAAAAGTGATTGTTTGGGTCTTTTGTCATGTCTGGAGGGCTCTCATATTGTTACAGAAAattatttagaaggttgtaaacatatttttatgctctaactatgtacatattccatttatatttaatcATTCAtactttgcggaaattcattTACCACAGTCAGACCTGCAAGCAGTTTAACAGCGATACATGAGGGATTACAATATACTTTTAAGCAACGTACCAAAATGGTCCCCTGTCCTTGACGTTGACGTTGCTGGAAATAGTAGAGCGACTATATGTAGGAAAGTAAAGCAACCTCACTCTTGCTAATATTTTACTCCAGCCCACAAATAGTATACCATAATGTATTAATAACAAACTACTGCTCTTTTACCAGAATCAGACACATTCATCCTCGTTGTGAATGTCATAcgttaaaagtagggatgtcctgaTCGATTGACCACCCATCAGTATCAgacgatttttgtaaaaaaacacatgCAGATTAATGCTGATCACAAACGGCAACCCCCTCTGGCTGTATTCATTTTTGTCCCCCGGCTAATTATGTATCGTCAAACAGTGTGGAGACGTTCCTCTTAATTAATAacaatcacctccattacagcaaataatCTGCATTCTTTTAGTATcttaagtaccattatcactggaggacgaggctaaacatgttacacgccAAGAGCTTGAAACAATACCACATGTTTAGTAAACTGAGAAATTTAACAGCaggaagtcaatcaatcaatcaatcaatcaatcaatcaatcaatcaatgtttatttatatagccctaaatcacaagtgtctctaagggctgcacaagccacaacgacatcctcggtacagagcccacacagtGGATACTAAAGTGGATAAAATGATACTAAAATGTTttcaaaatcatgttttttttttttttttgtgattcaaAGAATAATTCCCTTGGCACAGGAggacttagagcaggggtgtcaaacgtacggcccgtgggcctgaTTCGGCCAGGcattatccggcccgcgggatgagtttgctaagtataaaaatagcCAAGATTTTTTAATGGAaggaactgctgttctaaatgtgtccactagatgtcgcaacagcaattatttgtatctttgtagatgatgctacatatgtaaaaaaaaaataaaccacatgatgttagtgcaccagtcgaagaaaatgagcaaactacataaacaacatactgtaatttgattttgatatcatttttttatattgatagattgaaaatgaacaccaatgagttgacggatgaacattatcacgtaatttattcagaaaatataaataacgacaaataaagatagaacactattaaccacaacatgtaagtatgaacaaaaaacaaacatttttatttgtacattttcagaatgtgctcgttctatttttaaacaaataaaacaatctgaagttgtctttatttttgagttatcgtgccgtgattttaccagtccggcccacttcgtAGTAGATTTttccccatgtggcccccgatctaaaagtagtttgacacccctgatttagagggtAAAAACCAATAAGTAATATATAGTAGTTTTTGTTTCGTtactgtgtactattgactttgttttgagcCGACACTTTTATGTAATGAAGGATAATTAGGAActattttaaatattgtgttgatattgctaCACAATGCCACGCAATCAccgtaaataaatataaacatctACAGTTAATACGTGTCATTGGTATCAGCGGATCTTACACATGGATGATTGGTATCAGAATTGGCAGCAAAAAAAAACCCTGATTAGAACATTCCTAATTAAAAGACTTGCAGATGTTTTTAGAATTCATCAGCTGACATACTTTGAGGATTTCGGAGTTCAGATGTGAAGTTGCAGCctgatgtaatgtgtgtgtgtgtgtgtgtgtgtgtgcgtgtgcgtgctagtatgtttgtgtgtttgtgagtgaggGGGGTTAATGTGGTCTAGTTAGCCCACTGCGGGGGGTCGTCTTGCTCCAAAGGGAGTTTGCTGTTTGTCTTAACTGCAGCTCCAATGTTTCATTAGGAGCATGCTGGGAGACTGATTGCTGCGACATCGCcctggtgtgtgagtgtgtgtctttaAAGAGGCTCgccctaaaaaaaaacacaaccccaAGCTAACGCGTGCAGATAAGCGCATTGTGACAGCACTAATTAAAGTAATTCACACTTCTTATTGGATTCAGCAGCTTCAAATGTCGCTTAAGACACGTTGGCAGACGGACTCAAACACTTCCGCAGGTTCCATCGGAACCAATTAGCCCAGCGGCCCGCCCGTGTTTGCTGAAGGAAGCTTGTTTGGCCTCCGCGTGGCTTTTTCTTCCTCGCCAGGGTGATACATTTAAAGATTGAATTTAAAATTAAGTTTAGAAGTTTCACGTCATCAGACAATGAAAAGCTACTTCAGCTGGAGTCCTCAACGTGGAACGCAGACCTCCGCCAAGGGCAAAAAAATCTTAGTTTGGAACtagggactgccgatattatcagccgataaatgctttaaaatgtaatatcgggaattatcggtatcggtttcaaaattattggtatcggtttcaaaaagtaaaatttatgactttttaaaacgccgctgttgtacgcggacgtagggagaagtacagagcgcaataaactgtcatgtctgtgttgatcatgtttttgttttgcttggtttttggacactttttagttcttgtcttcactcccttgctttgtcaccatagtaaccattagtttcacctggttcacatcctcatgtcacgcacctgtctcacgttttcactaatcatgtcactagtatttaaggccattgttgccaagcagtcggcctggcgacatcactcttgacacactatttcatcactctgcttcatgtcttgtcacagttctttaccaagtaagttttgttcatttatgccacagttagtgtttttgtttaattgttcatagtttctgcatttgtgcaagttttgtgtttattaccaagttttgtatttccgcctttgtgcgcgccttttgtttgtacttttttttagttagaattaaaaatgtatttaaattcacgtcttgcacgcgccaattttccattgccttctgggagaacaaaccacgccatagacccagtcctgacataaaccttaaaggcaccgcctttgcgtgccggcccaatcacacacaaatgaatgcttcgcatacttggtcaacagccatacaggtcacactgagggtggccgtataaacaactttaacactgttacaaatatgcgccacactgtgaacccacaccaaacaagaatgacattacgggagaacatccgcaccgtaacataacataaacacaacagaacaaatacccagaaccccttgcagcactaactcttccgggatgctacgatatacaccccaccgctacccccccccacatctcaaccccccccccccccctcctaatgctctctcagggagagaatgtcccaaattccaagctgctgttttgaggcatgttaaaaataataatgcactttgtgacttcaataataaatatggcagtgccatgttggcatttttttttccataacttgagttgatttattttggaaaaccttgttacattgtttaatgcatccagcggggcatcactacaaaattaggcataataatgtgttaattccacgactgtatatatcggtatcggttgatatcggaatcggtaattaagagttggacaatatcggatatcggcaaaaaagccattacaaagtagtggacttgaagtgggtgtggcatggatgattgtttggcgcccaataaaagacttgctgGAGGATTCTTCAAAAGCAAGGCTTCAGTAAGCAGATGTTAATTGTCTATTTGGAACAATACATGCACACCTATTTTAATATGAATTCACACCGCAATCGAACATGGAATCATTTTAAGTCGTTTATCCTGCTACACGGTCAGTACTATTACCGGCACTGACCGAATTCCCTCGGTACTAtcgggtatcgattcacgtaaaatcaaatgcTGCTATATTTTGATACCactgttgcacgtgacgtcagttCCGGCAACTCAAACACTTGCCAGGGAAACAAGCCGTCAAGCACTCAGCCAAATTGCttctaggtaatgttacaatgttccctgccaacaaagcaagtgtgcctgatagaaaacaTTCAAACATAAAGTAAGGCACCGATTTTCAAAATGCGTTAGCTGGATGTTAATTTACGCTGTATTTGCCTTAGACATGCTACTCATTAGCATtgacgattttacatggcgattttaacactTCCACATTTGGTAATGAAAAATGCAACTAAAAGATGCACGTTATAATCAAaccgctggtgtgtaataagtaaaatactggcagcatacacactttttagggtgcaacaaaaaacTAGATTCAGCTTAATGGTAAAGACTGTTCCCTGACTTGTAAGCAACACACTgaagtctatacactactgccatttaacGTCTTGGGATTGCGACTGCATGCAAAATCGACTTTAtaacacttgcaaatgagactcaatcCGAAATCAAGATATAACGACTGGCCAGTTCAATGTTTAAttacaaaaaatttgattttgtattttaaaaaaaagatacatttaataACAAATGAACACACAGACGTACCAAAAATTAGTGCCATTGAGGTCTGGTATTGATTACCATTTGGTACCGTTCCGATAAGTTCTGATttggtaccgggaattggtactgtatcaatCAAGATGTAAAAGGTAACCATCCAatgctgtatatacatacatatatgtatatgtgtatatatgtatgtatatgtgtatatatgtatgtatgcatatatttatatatatacttacatgtacataaatgtgtatatatacagtatatacacatgtattatgtatgtatacaactttatgtatgtatatatgtgtaaataaatattttatatgtgtatttatatatatatacatacatacatatatgtgtatatatgtgtgtgtgtatatatatctatatatatatatatatatatatatatatatatatatatatatatatatatatatatatatgtgtgtgtgtacatgtaagtatatataaatatatgcatacatatatacatgctatgtatatatgtatgcatatatttatatatatacttacatgtacataaatgtgtatatatacagtatatacacatgtattatgtatgtatatatctttacgtatgtataaataaatattttatatgtgtatttatatatatacatacatacatataagtgtatatatgtgtgtgtgtatatatatctatctatatatatatatatatatatatatatatatatatatatatatatatatatatatgtatatgtatatatatatatgtgtgtgtacatgtaagtatatatataaatatatgcatacatatatacatactatgtatatatgtatgcatatatttatatatatgcttacatgtacataaatgtgtatatatacagtatatacacatgtattatgtatgtatatatctttatgtatgtatatatgtgtaaataaatattttatgtgtatttatatatatacatacatacatttatgtgtatatatgtgtgtgtgtatatctatatatatatacatatttatgtgtttttatatatatacatacaaaaatgtgtatatatgtgtgtgtatatatatatatataaatatatattaaaaaaataatatatatatatatatatgtgtttttatatatatacacatacaaaaacgtgtatatatgtgtgtgtgtgtgtatacatatatatatatatatataaaaaaaaaaaaaaaaaaaaatatatatatatatatatatatatatatatatatatatatatatatatatatatatatatatatatatatatatataatgtatgtatatttatatgtagctGAATTGTCGACTTCTTAATCCAAAGATGACATGTGGGCTTCACGCTGATGTTCCGCGCAAATACTATTTGAATACTGGGGCAACACACTTGTTTAGTTCCAGTTTCACGCCGCTTGCTGGTAGTCATTATTACAGCTGCTAGCTGCATTGTGATGATgtcatacaacaacaaaaaacatattattattttaataattgaatAGTTGACTAGTCAAATGATGATTGTTAATGAACTTCTGTACACGTTTGAGTTTGATGTTGAGTCCGCATTTAAAATGAAAACCTATTATGCTTAAATCAGATGTAACAAAATAATCATAAATTACTGAGAAACAAATGGTTTTACTTTATTACAAAAAGTATACAACCGCAGTGAAAAATATTGACAGCCTAAAGTGCTAGATGTCCTGTTTCCCATAAAACATGCGTTGAGGCTATACATAGGCTTTTATCTGATTACTCAATTAATTCAACAAACTAaataatagttgaaataaacaaaacattttatgccatcaTTATACTCCATGCGGTCTGTATTGTATAACATTGTTAGATTCATATTAGTTATGATCAATGGaagcaaaataataaaaatgtgagaTATTTTTTGTAATCAATTTAATTAAGTAGGGTTATTTAGCTGCACTTATTTAGTGTCAACATTAAAATTCCTGGCGGTCTATCAATTCAAATGTTATGAAGCGACAACAAATCtttgttaatacatttttataattgCAATTGTCGATCATGCAGACTAATTGTTGCAGCCTTAAATTAAAGCCAGTTAGCCACATGCAGATACTTACGCTAATATTAGCTTATGCTGATGCAAGTTAGGCTAATGTTTGCTTACTGCGATGACAATGGCGTGTTCCACTTTCATTTTAAGACTTGCAACCGTATCAGACCAGCAAGCAGGGACTTCCAGGGTCCGATCCGAGAGCCTCCCGTGAGGCACAGGTGAAAGTGGCCGGGTGGCGTCCGAGCATCGCTTACAGAGTGGAGGCCATATTGATTAACAGGGCTGATAGCCGTTGGCGGGCTCAGCCACCAACTGTTGACTTGGTCCCCGGACCGCCCCACCTTACCATGGCCGCCTTCTGTGCGACCATAGCGATAGTGGGTTTCAGGTTACATGCTGCCTCCCACCCCGGCCCCCCAGTCCTGCATACCAAATTTAAGAGGGTGGAAATGGAATTAGTGCATCTGCCTGGAAGTCCATTCCTACCTTCTCCTCCTGgagcccccccccgccccccgccccactACCACCACCATCCGCCCCCCAGCCCACACACTTTCCTCAGACTCTCCCAGGACTCTCAAAGTTCACGTTTCAAATGGTAGAAGGGACGGGGGGGAGGTTCTCATGGAGTTATTGAAGGCGTTCAAATGTTTGCCTTTCTAATCTCCGTATGGAAACTAACAATAACAACACAGTCTGAACATTGTATGTaattacatatattattattgttataaatcATCATTTTGACTTGACTTTAAGGTCTTGCCAAGTCACAGACAGAGCCGATCTTTGACCCTGACCAGTTACAACAGACTAGGCGTCGTCAGAGAGGAGGTTGCCAACTTCCAGCCTGTTGGCCAAGAGGATTAGAATGCAGTTTAGCCTGTGCCCTTTATTTAAGATTTTAATGAAGAAACTTACTATAGTACCTCACCAATATCATTTTAAAAAGCTATGAGCAGAATAGGACCCTTATAAGGAGTGAACAATACCTCTATTGACTATTATTGTCATTGTGACTTTTCCACCAATGACTTCTGATTGACTAAAATAGTCTTACAATTACGGCTTATGGGGCCACCTGTTG is a window encoding:
- the LOC133631062 gene encoding frizzled-8-like codes for the protein MEGRLLPAWCALFTLVVVQQSVCWGAKQLQCQEISVPLCKGIGYNHTYMPNQFNHDTQDEAGLEVHQFWPLVEIKCSPDLRFFLCSMYTPICLEDYKKPLPPCRGVCERAKAGCAPLMRQYGFPWPDRMRCELLPEQGQQDLLCMDYNQSQSAAAAATTAVSPVLAKPTNRPLKPYSPRKKGGFAKHKPAEPPCEQGCRCRAPLVRLPGAAHPLLGRVSTAQIPDCAMSCHSPFFSPEERTFTAFWIGLWSVLCFVSTLTTVATFLVDMERFKYPERPIIFLAACYLFVSGGYIVRLVAGHEQVACTRAHGVEHVHYETTGPALCTLVFLLVYFFGMASSIWWVILSLTWFLAAAMKWGNEAIAGYSQYFHLAAWLVPSMKSIAVLALSSVDGDPVAGICYVGNQNLDNLRGFVLAPLVIYLFIGTMFLLAGFVSLFRIRSVIKQGGTKTDKLERLMIRIGVFTVLYTVPATVIVACYFYEQHNRQAWELAHSCGCPSEPGRPRPDYAVFMLKYFMCLLAGITSGFWVWSGKTLDSWRTLCTRCCWGSKASGGSMYSDVSTGLTWRSGTGSSASCPKQMPLSRV